The nucleotide window CCATTTGAATATAAAATGTATTTCAATCTGTAAGTTAACTTATTGGCTCTAAATCCTAAATTGATAATTATATTGAAGGTAATATGCGAAAGATTTTTTTCCTGATAATAGTTGCTTTATTTTTTATTAGCTGTAGTAAAGAAGAAACTACACCACCAACACAAAATACAACCAATCCATTTGCCGGAACCTGGCAGTTTACTTTTTCAGGTGATTATACTGGCTCTAATGAAGCGACTATACGACAAGGATATACATTTAGGCTTCCAATAATATTTACTAAAAGTGACAGTACTACTTTGGATTCATATATTAATTGCACAGTATCCCCAGATGGTATTTTAACCGGACAAACTTTTTTTGCCGGTGCACAAATTGGGACCATTGAAGGTAAGCTAAGCGGTTCTTCCGGGAATGGAACGTGGGAGACGTATGTTCCAACACATGGTACTTGGAAAGCCACAAAAAAATAAATTCAAATTTTGAATTCTACAATTTTATCTTTGGTTGTTTAATCATATTTCTCAAGGTAATTCAAATCCTTGTGATAAGATTCTTCCATATAGTAAAGCGAGACGAAGGCGATAAGCATAACTACTGCACCAACAATCATTGCGCTGTGTATAATATCTAAATTGGTACGAAGTGCATTAAAGGAAAGAGTGATTGGAACAGTAGCACCTCTTACAAAATTTGGGACTGTTGTTGCAACAGTTGCTCGTAGATTAGTCCCAAATTGTTCTGAGCCTATTGTAACAAACACCGCCCAATACCCAATTGAAAAACCAATCACTGTACATAAAGCATAAAAATATGTAACCGAAGCACCGTATGAAAAAAGGTAGACAATTACAAAAATTGTTGTAAGAGATAAAAAAGTAAAAACGATTTTCTTTCTGCTTTTAATTAATTGGCTGCCAAAACCGCTTACAATATCACCAAAAACTAAACCGATGTACGTAAACATTATTGATTTGCCGGCAGATATTACTCCTGTAATATTAAGATGTTTTGCAAATTCTGGTGAAAAAGTAATCAGTACTCCAACAACATACCAGGTTGGTAAACCGATCAAAATACATTTAACATATTTTACTAATCTTTCTTTTGAAGTAAAGAGACTAAGAAAATCACCTTTTCTTACATCGGTACTTTTAAGTTTTGCATACATACCCGATTCAAACATTTTTACACGGAGCAGAAGAAGACCCAAACCAAGAACACCGCCAACAATGTAGGCAGTATTCCAGGGTAGGAAATCGCCAACCAACGCAGCCGTAACAGATCCCATAATTCCAACTGACGCCACAATTGCAGTCCCATAGCCTCTTGTTTTTTGTGGAAGAGATTCACCAACAAGTGTTATTGCAGCACCAAGTTCTCCGGCAAGCCCAACACCTGAAAGAAATCTCATAACTGCATAAGCTGAAGGAGTAGTAACAAATGCATTAGCAATATTTGCAACTGAGTATAAAGCTATAGATCCAAACAGAACAGAAACTCTTCCTTTTTTGTCACCTAAAATTCCCCACAATATTCCACCTATCAGCATTCCAATCATTTGCATATTGAGGAGATATACGCCAACATTAACCAGGTTATCGCCAGTTACACCAAGGGCTTTTAAGCTTGAAACACGGACAATGCCGAATAGTACAAGATCATACATATCAACAAAGTATCCAAGGGAAGCTACTATGACTGTAAAGTTAAGAATGGATTTTAATTCAATTTTTTCTTGTTGGATCATAATTACATCTCATTATGTTTGGGTTAATATATTTGGTAACAAAATTATTAGAAGGAAGGTTTTGAAATTTAATATTTAGTGTCCTGGTACATAAGCAACAAAATATTTAAAGGTAAATAGCTTTCTGTGCATTATAAAAAAAACTTTCTTGATACCAGCAAATAGTAATTGGTGAAATTAATATGTGAACAACCAGTTTTTAATTTTCCATTAGTAGAATCAATTATGTATTTTTGATTATACCTAATACATTTTAAGAAAGAAATCGCATTGCATTACATCGGTGAAATAAGTGCACTTTTAACCGCAATACTTTGGTCGGCAACCTCAATATTTTTTTCCGAAGCATCTTTACGTGCTGGCTCCTTGCAGGTAAATATTACGCGGTTAATTCTTGCTACAATTTATTTGGCAATAACAATCCCGATAATGAACCTGTCATTAAGTTTATCTTCTTCTCAAATCATAAATCTGGTGTTGAGTGGAATAATTGGATTAATATTCGGAGATACTTATTTATTCAAAGCATTCCAACATATTGGTCCCAGACTAAGTATGCTTGTTATGTCACTTGCTCCAGCGGTTGCCGCCATCCTTGCTTACTTTTTTTTAGGTGAAGACATATCATTGCTGGGAATTTTTGGAATTATTATAACGATAGCTGGAATTGCGATTGTTGTCTTGCAAAGAGAAGAACATCCAACTTCAAAATATAAAATAAGCAAAATAGGAATTCTTTATGCGTTCTTTGGAGCAGTTGGGCAGGGAGTAGGATTAATTTTTGCAAAACTTGCATTTAATGAAGGAGAAATAAATAGTTTTGTTGCTGCATTTTTCAGGATATTTTCATCGGTAATTATTATGCTGCCGATAGCTTTATTGACAAAAAAATATGATAATCCGTTTAAAGTATTTTCTAAAGATAAAATAGCTTTAGCGTTTACAACAGCTGGATCCATATGCGGTCCGTACTTAGGAATTACCTTAAGTCTTGTTGCAATCTCAAATACAAGTGTTGGAATTGCAGCAACAATTATGTCTATTGTCCCGATTCTTCTTCTTCCAATTGTAAGGATTTATTACAAAGAAAAATTAACCTGGATTTCAATTGTAGGTGCATTTATAACAGTCGGGGGGATTGCTATTCTATTCCTAAGGTGATTTTTGAATTTCATTAATCAACCTAATGTAGCATTCATAATCTGTTTTATTAAAACAAACGAAGATTACTTTTTTAATTGCAATAACATTCTGAAGAAATTTTATTGTTTCTCTTATTGCAATTCTTGCAGCTCTTTCAAATGGAAATCCGTATGCTCCTGTACTTATAGATGGAAAAGCGATTGATTCAACTTTATTTTTCACTGCAAGCTCTAAAGATTTTGTATAGCAACTTGCTAAAAGTTTATCCTCATCATAATTTCCACCATTCCACACTGGTCCAACAGTATGAATAACAAACTTAGCTGGAAGATCATATCCTTTAGTAATTTTTGCATCACCGGTATCACATCCACCAAGAGTTTTACATTCATCCAATAAATGTTTACCAGCTGCTCTGTGAATTGCACCATCAACTCCACCACCTCCAAGCAATGTTCTGTTTGCAGCATTTACAATTGCACCAACTTTTAAAGTAGTAATATCTCCCTGATCAATAATGATTCTATCTTGCATATTATTTCCTAAAAAGTTATCAGTTATTGGATTTAACTGATAGATGAAAACTAAAAACTTTTTGATTTAACACTAAGTTAACTTTTCAATTAATGATTTGTACTTTGGGAATTGTATTAATAAATCGTCTTTTCTCCCCAACTCAAAATCATCAAAATCAAATCCTGGAGATACCGTACAACCGATTAAGGCAAAAGAATCCTTTTCATTAAGCTCTGCACTAAACCAAACTCCGGAAGGAATAACAACTTGGGGAAAATCCCCATCCTCCAATGAACTGCTTATCCTTACTTTTTTATAATTTCCATTTTGATCTATTGAATGAATAGTTAAAGAACTGCCACTGTAAAAATGCCATATCTCATCACTCTTAAGCCGATGAAATTTTGAGTATTGTTCTCCTTCAAGTAAAAAATAGATTGATGTACTAAGATTGCGGTTTCCTTTATATCTCTTTGGTAGAGAGTCTTCTAAAACTAATTCGCTTGAGCGATAAGTTTCCCTGTAATATCCACCTTCCGGATGTGGAAGCAAGTTCAGCTTTCCAATTTTTTCTATTGCTTTAGAATTCATAAAAATATTCCTTCATCTTATGTTCGTAAAATAAATAATTAAAAAGTAACATTGAACTAATAAATTAATTTATCTGTTGAATTAAATAAGAACTTAGTTCTATTGAAAAGAATTCAAGCATTAACAAGAATTCAAAAACAATTAATAGAAAAACACCACATATTTATATCGAGAGGAAATAAATTGAAAACTCAAATAAATTTTGCCAAAGAATCTTTTTTAGTAATGTTACTTTTTTTTGTAATTGGAATAGTTGGTTGCAGTAAAAACGATTCTGTAACTAATCCCTATGGTAATGGTGGTAATACTACTCCCGGTGCTGATGAAGTCTGGATGCAGGGATCCGCATTCAATCCCCGCACAAAAACTGTAGCTGTAGGAACAACTGTAACCTGGACTAATAAGGATGGTGTGATTCATACTGTAACAAGTGGTATCCCGGGGACTCCGGATGGATTATTTAATTCTGGTAATCTTAGTCAAGGTGGAGTTTTTTCCCATAAATTTGATAGCAAAGGAACCTTTAAATATTATTGCATTCCACACCAGAGTTTTATGACCGCAACAATAATTGTTCAATAGGTTAGCTTTATTTAGAAAAAAAAATAACCTCCTCCTAATAATTTATTTGTCGGTTACTTTATTTGTGTCTAAAAAATGATAAAACTAATTTGAGATACGGAATATTTCAAAAAATTTTGTATACGATTTCTACTGGAATCTTTTGTTTGATGAAATCATCAAACAGAAAGAACTAATTTATAAATTCTATTTTAATTTGGAGAAAATATGAAAAAGAACGTTGGTGGATTAGATAAAAATATTAGGATTGGTCTTGCAATAATTATATTTGCCGCAGGTTTATACTTCCAAAGCTGGTGGGGATTGATTGGATTTGGTCCACTGCTAACTGGCTTATTTAGCTTCTGTCCACTTTATGCTATCCTTGGTATAAACTCTTGTAAAGTGAAATCAACAAAATCTTAATAAGGTTCCATTTCTTTTATGCACAAATAATGCAATACGCTCGGAAGGAATAAGAAATTTGTTGTTATAGGAATAATAATATTTTAGTGATAGAATAGTCATTACTCTTTAGTTGATAAAAATAAATTCCACTATGAAGATTATTGGTATCTACATTTATCGTATAAGTCATAGCGGAGTGAACCGCAATGGATGATGGTTGATGTAAAAATTATTTAAAATATCTTGACTTGCCCGAAGCAAGCAGGCACAAAAAACAAATACTTACATGCCAATACCATAGTTTCAAATAGTCAATTTATACCTTTCTTATTGAAGATGAATATGAATGTACAAAATTGGTTTTGATTTTAGTACAATCAAAATGAACCATTATTTTTATTTAATGATGTTTTTAAAAGGGAATGCTAAGAGGGGATTCCCTTAATTCTGATTGTATGATTTTTCTTAGATAAAGAATTGCAACTAACCTTTATCTTCAAAGACAACTATTAATTTATTTGGATGTAATTAGCAAATATCTAATAACTGCGTTCAAGTAAGTGTATATTTTTAATTGGAAAACTTTTCTCGATATTTGAACTAAAGATATTGAGGAATAATGAAAGGGATTTATTTTTCATTATTCCTTTTTTTATATTCAGGTACCTTTTAATTAAAAATATAATTGAATTAATGAAATGTTTTACGGATTGGTTGTTTAACCATACAGGATGGTTGTATAAATCCATACTTCAAAATTCTATATTTTATTTAGATTATTGGTCAATCGTTCACTTTTCATCCGGGGCATTCCTTTTACTTTTATTCTTAGTGATAAGGCTTAAATATAGTTGGCTATATTTATCTCTCATCCTATTCACCTATGAAATAATAGAAGTGTTATTCAAATATTATAACCTGCATATCTTTGCTCCGGAAACTTTTAAAGATCAGTTCACAGATATTATTGTTGGTTACCTTGGTGCTTTGTTTTTAATGTTTGTAGTACGGAATGGGATATTAAATAAAAATCGTACTCGCAAATTACACGAGGATCACATTTTAACATCGCTTGTTAGTTCAGGTACCATAGTTTTTATCTGGATCGGTTTTTTCAATACTCAGTATAATAAATTTTATGCACCTGATGCGGAAGCTTTCAATTGGTTGGTGTTTATAATCTGGGTGATTGTTTTAATAATTATTGTTCAATTATTTGTTAGTTTAACTAAAATATTAAAAAACAAATTCCACTCGTTTTTATTAACGTGGTGTTTATACTTGCTCATCTTCCTTTTTATTTTTGAATTGCCGATTCTCTTTTTTAACTACAATCCTGTTAATGTTATCAGCCAAAAGTTGGGGATATTTTTATTCTTTAATCCCAGCACTGTAAATAATATTTTTTATTTAATATTACCAGCGGTAGCAATCGTAACTTATGAATTGTTGCTAAAAATCCGCAACACAGCAATTAAAAATGAAATTGAGAAAAGGAATATTTATCAGTAATGGAAAAACCTAAATTAAATTATAAAAAAATCTTGCTGATATGTGCAATATTTATAGCTGCAGTAATAACAACTGTTGTGATCTATTATTATTTATATCTGAATTATGGTGAGCGTGTGTCCGAAAGAATTTCTGATAATATAATTGTTATTAATGATCTGTTCACAAGTATGTATCTTGTTAAAACTAATGATGGTTATTTTGCTATAGACACTGGTTATTATGAAAGTACTTTGGAAAAAGGACTGAAGTATAATTTTATACTTCCTGGTGATGTTAAAGCCGTGCTTTTAACCCATTCCGATTTTGATCACCAGGGCGGGATTGAATTATTAAAACATGCAAAATATTATTTATCCAAAGAAGAAAACAACATGATCTTGAATAAAACAAGGCGCTTAAAATTTATTCCCTTCATTTCAAATTCACTCAAAATTGATAAATATTCTTTATTAAATGATAATGAAGAATTTTATATCGGCAATAGAAAGATTAAATGCATTTCTTTACCGGGGCATACATATGGCTCGATGGGTTACCTGGTTGATGATAAATATTTGTTTACAGGGGATGCCTTCCGAATTAAGAATGGTAAGCTTTCATTACCGTATATTAAAATACTTGCTATGAACATTGATTCAATGAAATATAGTTTAAGAAAAGTTGCTCAACTCAACGGCATCAAATTTATATTTTCATCTCATTCAGGTTTTACAAACGATTTTGATTTTGCAGTATCTGATTGGAAAAAATAATTTGCCGGTATTTTTTATCCGACTTATTCTAAATGTTACCGTTGTTTTTGCCTGCAAATTCTTCAACTTTTCTAAAAACTCTCATAAAATTTTCGCCCCATATTTTTCTAATATCATTTTTGGAATATCCTCGCTTTAATAATTCAATTGTAATGTTCTTCATTTCACTAACATCAAAGCATCCGGTTACTTCACCTCCACCATCAAAGTCAGTTCCAATACCTACATGATCAATCCCGGCAACATTTACTATGTGATCAATATGATCTACTACATCAGAAACTGTGGCAAGAATGCGTGGATATAACTTTTCTAATTCAGCTTTTTCTTTAGCAATTAATAATTGAATCTCCGATGTAAGTGTATCAGACTTTGGGTATTTAGCACGGAAAACTGCAAATGCAGAATCTCTTTTAAGATTGCCTGAAAAAGTTTTTACATAATCGCTTAAAATGCATATTTGTATTACCCCGCCATTATCAGCTAGCTTTTTAAGGAGCGAGTCTGAAAGATTTCGGGGACTATTACAGATTGAACGCGCGCACGAATGTGAAGCAATTACAGGTACCTTTGATAATTTAATTACATCAAGAAATGTTTTATCGGATACATGCGAAATATCTATTATCATTCCGGTTTTATTCATCTCATCAACTACTCTTTTGCCGAAATCACTTAAACCATTATGCTTAACTGAATCAGGATCGGTAGATGAATCACAAATGTCATTATTTTTTGTGTGGCAAAGAGTTATGTATCTTACACCAAGATCATAATATTTTTTTATCAGTGATGGATCATTGCCAATTGCATATCCATTCTCTATCCCAATGTAAATAGCTGCTTTATTATCTGATTTTATTCTGTACGCATCTGCTGAACTAAGCGCTAAAGATGAAAGCGTGGAATTTTTTTGAATCACGGTTTTAATTGTATCAATTAATCTCATTATCCTTTCTTTTGCTTTTTCATTTCCCTCAGAAGTTCTGGGACCTTGTGCAATATAAGCGGCAAAAAATGCGGCATCTAATCCACCAGATTTCATTCTCGGAAAATCTAACTTACTGTCATCTGTTATGGAATCATGTTTTTTACTTATATCGAAATTATCATACAAAAGCCTTAGTGGGGTATCTGTGTGAGTATCTATTGTTAACATTTCCTTATGCAATTCCGAAGCTTCATCGCTAAGCTCCGTTAAACTTTTAGCAGCACCGCAGCCAATAATAATTAAACAAGCAGCAAATAGCGGGATATAAAGAAAGTACTTTTTCATTTATCCACCATGATTTTTAATGGCGAAAGATATGAAAAAATTTACAAAGTCGTAATTAATATGCCAGAGTGAAGAATTTTAAAAAGAATGTATCAATTTTAAAAAGTAAATGGATTCCCGAGTAGGTAACCAAAAGTCCGCACAGTAAAGACAACCAAAAATTTCCAAAAGAATCTCTTTGATAATTTGTATTTTATATTGGTCATTCAGGAAATATTGGAACTATGAAAATACTTGTTGTTGAAGATGAACTTGATCTTAAGAACTCCATCCTTACTTTTATAAAACAAGACGGTTTTTTATGTGAAGGAGTTTCAAAGTATGAACACGCTTTGGAAAAGGTTAATCTTTATGAGTTCGATTGCTTTATAATTGATATAACTTTGCCGGATGGCAATGGTTTGGATTTAATAAACAAAATAAAGCAAATTCAACCTCAGGCTGGGATAATTATTATCTCTGCAAAGAACAGTTTAGAGGATAAAATAACCGGACTGGATCTTGGTGCTGACGATTACTTAACGAAACCATTTCATCTTGCAGAATTAAACTCCAGAATTAATTCAGTTTTACGGCGTAGATTTTACCAGGGAAAAGATGAAATAAAGCTGAACGAAATGATGATTTTACCGGATAGGCACGAATTACTTATTAAAGAAAATAAAATTGATTTAACTAAAAGGGAATTTGATCTCCTAATGTATCTGGTTACAAATAAAGAAAAAGTTATTACAAAGGAAGCAATTGCGGAGCACATCTGGGGTGATGATTCCAATTCATTTGACAATTTTGATTTTATTTACACGCATATTAAAAATCTTCGCAAAAAAATTTCTGATTATGGTGGTGGTGATTATATAAAATCTATTTATGGATTAGGATACAAATTTACATTAGAATGAAACTGATTAATAAAATAAGTTACCGGCTGCTTATAAATTCGTTTATTATGTTAGTTATACTTGCTTTCTTTTCTTTCTTTTTAATCGATTATATTCTTGAATCAGAAATTAATGACCAGCTGATAACAACCCGAAACATTCTTGTTAAAAACCAACTAATACAGAAACAATTAGTACTTTCCCCAATTATTTCTATTGAAAAGGTTAATGAAGGAATTAATAATGATGTTTATAAGGATACACTTATTTACGATTCCAACGAACATGAAAATGAAGAGTTCAGAGAATTGATTTCCTATGTGAAATCAAGCGATGGAATTTTTAAGATAATTGTCCGTTCTTCTTTAATCGAAAAGGAAGATTTATTATTAACCATACTGATAATATTTCTTTCTGTTTATCTTTTGTTTGTTGTGTCTTTGTTCGTTATTAATAAACGTAGCGCTAATAAAACATTAAAACCATTTTACAATGCCCTTGAACGCATCCGTTCTTTCAGTCTTTCAGAAAAGAAATTATTTACAAGTGAAAAGAGCAAAATTGATGAATTTAATTTCTTGAATGAGATATTACAGAACCTGACCGAAAAGATTATTAAAGAATATCTTCAGGTAAAAGAATTTACTGATAATGCTTCCCACGAAATTCAAACCCCGCTTGCAGTAATTAAATCAAAGCTGGATTTGTTTATTCAAAAAGAAAACCTGAATGAAGAACAGATAGAACTTTTTCGATCTATTTATAACAATGTGAACAAGTTAATTAGATTGAATAAATCGCTTCTTCTATTAACTAAGATAGAAGGAAATCAGTTTTCTGAATCAACTGAAATTGATTTGCGGAAAATATTGGAAAAAGAGGTTGAAGAAATAGTGGAGCTTGCCCAATTAAACTCTATTACGATTGAAAAAGAAATAATTTCTTCTCCTGTTATTTCAGCCAACGAACCTCTGATTGTAATCCTGATCAAAAACATTCTTACTAATTCTATTAAGCACAATGTTAAACCCGGTAGAATAAAACTTTGTCTTAAAGAAAATATTTTATTTTTAGAAAATACAGGTGCGGAATTAAAAGAGAATCCTGAAAGGCTATTTGAACGATTTTACAAAAGGGTGGATTCAACAGAATCGGTTGGGCTTGGGCTGGCAATAGTAAAACAGATTTGCTTATTGTACAATTTTGATATTAGTTACAAATATAGAAATGGATGGCACTCGATTTCGATTCAATTTATAAAGTAAAATTAAATTGTAACAATTTATTTAAAGGAGGATTTATGAAACCATATATAAACATATTGAGAATTGTTTTTTGTTTCATTGTAGTGTTTATTTCAGAAAACTTATTTGCACAAACTTCAGGTTATAAAATCGTAAATAAAATTTTAATTGAAGGAGAAAACCGTTGGGACTATTTATCGATAGATAAAACTCATAACCGCTTGTTCGTTTCTAACAGCTCTAAAGTTCACGTGATCGATTTGCAATCAGATTCCAAAATTGGTGAACTAATTGGACTAAATGGAGTGCACGGAATTGAATTTGCTCCGGAGTTTAATAAGGGATTTATTACAAGTGGAAGAGATAGCTCAGTAATAATATTTAATCTTGATGATCTAAAACAAAAATCTAGAATAAAAATTGATGGGAAAAATCCTGATGCAATAATTTATGATTCGTTTACCAAAAGAATATTTGTATTCAACCACAGCAGTAACAGTGCGTCTGCAATTGATGCTGAATCTGGAAAGCTATTAAAAACTTTTCCTTTAGAAGGTATGCCCGAGTTTGCAGCCTCCGATTTAAAAGGTAAAATGTTTGTTAATCTTGAAGATAAAAATGCAGTAGATGTAATTGACACAAGAAATTTAAAGGTTATTGCCAAATGGAATATTGCGCCTTGCGAATCTCCAACCGGAATGTCGATAGACAGAAAGAACAAAAGATTATTTATAACAGGAGATAATCAAAAACTGGCAATAGTTGATTATTCATCCGGACAGGTGGTAACTACAATGCCGATCGGCAGCAAAGTAGATGGCTGTGCTTTCGATCCTGGTACTAATTTAATTTTCACCTCAAATGGAGAAGGAACAATAACAATTATTAAAGAAAAAACTCCTGACGATTATACTGTAATTGATAATATTCAAACAGTTAAAGGAGCCCGTACAATTACGTTGGATGAAAAGACTCACAAAGTTTATACTTTATCTATGATTGAAAAACCTGATAGCAAAGAAAAAAGTTTTGGAGTTCTAATACTGGATAATAATAAATAATCAGATGCTTATAATAATCTGAATATTTCAACTGATGTTTCTAAAAAAATAATATTAACTTTTATCTTATGAAAAAATCAGTAGTTTTATTTTTTTTATTGTTACTTAAAACAATATTTGCGCAGCATAATCTGGAATTCTTTCTACAGGAGGCTTACAAAAATAATCCACAATTAAAAGAATTTTCACAATCGTTCATAAATACCAGGTTAGAACGTGAATTAATAAACGCAGAAAATGTACTGCCTAAAATAAGTTTAACCGCTAATTATTTGTTTGCTCCCTTTTTTAACAATAATGGTAAAATAATTTCTACAAATCCAGGTGCGAATGCCATTGGTTATGATGTTGGTATAACCAACGGCGGTTTATATTCTGCACAAATTAATCTTGAGAAAAATTTATTCAACGGTTACCTTACAGATGCCCTTGAGCAGCAAATTTTAATAAAGGATGGCGCAGTAAAAAACAATATAATCTTACTAAAGCACGAACTTGAAAAACAGGTTACAGATATTTATTTGCAAACGTACCTTTCCTTTAAGCTGCTTAATCTTGAGAATGAAATCCTTTCTTCCATTAAAAAAGAAGAATCGATTGCTGCTATTTTATTAACGAGCGGATTGTTAAAGGAATCCGAAATATTATTATTGAAAATTGAAGTTGACAATCAAACTAATGCAATCAACAATTCCACGGTGCAGTTCAGAACAAATCTTAACCAGCTTTTAATTTTGTGTGATATAAAAGATACTTCGATTACTCAAATCGATTCGGTTGAACTTAAACTGGTTAATGCTTCTAAAGAATCATTTTTTAATAAGAAATTTGAAAATGACAGCCTAGCATTATTAAATCAGCAAACTATATTCGAATCAAAGTACCAGCCTCAGGTTTCTCTTTTCTTTAATACCGGATTGAATGCCATAGAGATTGAAGGTATTCAGCGTAAGTTTGGATTGAGTGCCGGAATAAATTTTTCAATGCCTATCTTCGATGGTAACCAGAAATCTATTACGCGTCAACAGAATGATCTCTCACTCAAATCCATTTCATTCTATAAAGAATATTTTTCTAATCAGCTAAACAACCAACGGAAAAATTCGCTGGATAAAATCCAATCACAGAAAAACAATCTTAATAATCTTCAGAACCAAATTAAAAATTATGAAAAAGTTATTTTAATATCGGAATCTGAATTGAAGCAAGGAAATATTTCGATGGTGGATTATCTGACCATCCTTAAAAACTTTATTGAGCTAAAGAAAAATTTTATTACCGTGCAATTCGAGTATCAGTCAGAAATAAACAGCTATAATTATTGGAACTGGTAAAATGAAAAATGAACGACTTAAAACCGGCGCAGTTTCTCTATTACTATTTTTCCTGGCAATTATATATTACAGTTGCAATTCTAAAAAAGATGAACAGATAGAAGCTGCATCCGGAGCACCAGTTAAGTTTGTAAATCCTTTAACAACAAAAATGATTGACTATCTTCAGCTTAACGCTAATACTGTTTATCTAAAAAAGGAAATTGTACGCGCGGGATTTCAAGGATATATACAAAAAATATTCAAAAACATTGGCGATGAAGTAAAGCAAGGCGAAGTTCTGCTTTTACTTCAGACAAAAGAATCATTTGCAATGGATAATATTACA belongs to Ignavibacteriales bacterium and includes:
- a CDS encoding MFS transporter, with protein sequence MIQQEKIELKSILNFTVIVASLGYFVDMYDLVLFGIVRVSSLKALGVTGDNLVNVGVYLLNMQMIGMLIGGILWGILGDKKGRVSVLFGSIALYSVANIANAFVTTPSAYAVMRFLSGVGLAGELGAAITLVGESLPQKTRGYGTAIVASVGIMGSVTAALVGDFLPWNTAYIVGGVLGLGLLLLRVKMFESGMYAKLKSTDVRKGDFLSLFTSKERLVKYVKCILIGLPTWYVVGVLITFSPEFAKHLNITGVISAGKSIMFTYIGLVFGDIVSGFGSQLIKSRKKIVFTFLSLTTIFVIVYLFSYGASVTYFYALCTVIGFSIGYWAVFVTIGSEQFGTNLRATVATTVPNFVRGATVPITLSFNALRTNLDIIHSAMIVGAVVMLIAFVSLYYMEESYHKDLNYLEKYD
- a CDS encoding DMT family transporter — translated: MHYIGEISALLTAILWSATSIFFSEASLRAGSLQVNITRLILATIYLAITIPIMNLSLSLSSSQIINLVLSGIIGLIFGDTYLFKAFQHIGPRLSMLVMSLAPAVAAILAYFFLGEDISLLGIFGIIITIAGIAIVVLQREEHPTSKYKISKIGILYAFFGAVGQGVGLIFAKLAFNEGEINSFVAAFFRIFSSVIIMLPIALLTKKYDNPFKVFSKDKIALAFTTAGSICGPYLGITLSLVAISNTSVGIAATIMSIVPILLLPIVRIYYKEKLTWISIVGAFITVGGIAILFLR
- a CDS encoding O-acetyl-ADP-ribose deacetylase, which produces MQDRIIIDQGDITTLKVGAIVNAANRTLLGGGGVDGAIHRAAGKHLLDECKTLGGCDTGDAKITKGYDLPAKFVIHTVGPVWNGGNYDEDKLLASCYTKSLELAVKNKVESIAFPSISTGAYGFPFERAARIAIRETIKFLQNVIAIKKVIFVCFNKTDYECYIRLINEIQKSP
- a CDS encoding cupin domain-containing protein, with product MNSKAIEKIGKLNLLPHPEGGYYRETYRSSELVLEDSLPKRYKGNRNLSTSIYFLLEGEQYSKFHRLKSDEIWHFYSGSSLTIHSIDQNGNYKKVRISSSLEDGDFPQVVIPSGVWFSAELNEKDSFALIGCTVSPGFDFDDFELGRKDDLLIQFPKYKSLIEKLT
- a CDS encoding plastocyanin/azurin family copper-binding protein, with product MKTQINFAKESFLVMLLFFVIGIVGCSKNDSVTNPYGNGGNTTPGADEVWMQGSAFNPRTKTVAVGTTVTWTNKDGVIHTVTSGIPGTPDGLFNSGNLSQGGVFSHKFDSKGTFKYYCIPHQSFMTATIIVQ
- a CDS encoding DUF2892 domain-containing protein, producing MKKNVGGLDKNIRIGLAIIIFAAGLYFQSWWGLIGFGPLLTGLFSFCPLYAILGINSCKVKSTKS
- a CDS encoding MBL fold metallo-hydrolase, whose product is MEKPKLNYKKILLICAIFIAAVITTVVIYYYLYLNYGERVSERISDNIIVINDLFTSMYLVKTNDGYFAIDTGYYESTLEKGLKYNFILPGDVKAVLLTHSDFDHQGGIELLKHAKYYLSKEENNMILNKTRRLKFIPFISNSLKIDKYSLLNDNEEFYIGNRKIKCISLPGHTYGSMGYLVDDKYLFTGDAFRIKNGKLSLPYIKILAMNIDSMKYSLRKVAQLNGIKFIFSSHSGFTNDFDFAVSDWKK
- a CDS encoding dipeptidase, whose product is MKKYFLYIPLFAACLIIIGCGAAKSLTELSDEASELHKEMLTIDTHTDTPLRLLYDNFDISKKHDSITDDSKLDFPRMKSGGLDAAFFAAYIAQGPRTSEGNEKAKERIMRLIDTIKTVIQKNSTLSSLALSSADAYRIKSDNKAAIYIGIENGYAIGNDPSLIKKYYDLGVRYITLCHTKNNDICDSSTDPDSVKHNGLSDFGKRVVDEMNKTGMIIDISHVSDKTFLDVIKLSKVPVIASHSCARSICNSPRNLSDSLLKKLADNGGVIQICILSDYVKTFSGNLKRDSAFAVFRAKYPKSDTLTSEIQLLIAKEKAELEKLYPRILATVSDVVDHIDHIVNVAGIDHVGIGTDFDGGGEVTGCFDVSEMKNITIELLKRGYSKNDIRKIWGENFMRVFRKVEEFAGKNNGNI
- a CDS encoding response regulator transcription factor is translated as MKILVVEDELDLKNSILTFIKQDGFLCEGVSKYEHALEKVNLYEFDCFIIDITLPDGNGLDLINKIKQIQPQAGIIIISAKNSLEDKITGLDLGADDYLTKPFHLAELNSRINSVLRRRFYQGKDEIKLNEMMILPDRHELLIKENKIDLTKREFDLLMYLVTNKEKVITKEAIAEHIWGDDSNSFDNFDFIYTHIKNLRKKISDYGGGDYIKSIYGLGYKFTLE